One Mercenaria mercenaria strain notata chromosome 12, MADL_Memer_1, whole genome shotgun sequence DNA segment encodes these proteins:
- the LOC123535067 gene encoding heparan sulfate glucosamine 3-O-sulfotransferase 2-like, whose translation MRSGDMKGRAKKQRNLFLRNAVLVFLIICLFLTYLANDFKTELSEWTRFENETLLREETDASLGNVEYLDLRMGHSRVLKNKNSKALDGTSNFNISSITRKLPNAIIIGVKKCGTRALLEYLRLHPNIKAAGPEPHFFDRYYHMGLEWYRQKMPRSGVDQLTIEKTPRYFVTEVVPERIYNMSKTIKLILVVRNPVTRALSDFTQAVSKGEYNSSVTFQSRAIRRDGAINIKWSAVNIGLYAYHLKRWLDIFPLESIHVVDGENLIRNPVQELNVVQNFLGIDIQIPAEIIYMNATKGFPCILQQQKTPPFRCFRSSKGRQHSYADKKTLTLLRNFYEPYNIDFYRMIKRQFFW comes from the exons ATGCGAAGTGGAGATATGAAAGGTagagctaaaaaacaaagaaatttatttcTCCGTAATGCGGTTCttgtatttttgattatttgtttatttctaactTATTTGGCAAATGATTTTAAAACAGAACTTTCAGAATGGACAAGATTTGAAAACGAAACTTTACTTCGAGAAGAAACAGATGCATCTTTAGGTAATGTTGAATATCTGGACTTACGAATGGGGCACTCGCGGGtgctgaaaaataaaaacagtaaagCTTTGGACGGTACGAGCAATTTTAATATTTCTTCTATAACTCGAAAGTTGCCAAATGCAATCATTATCGGCGTGAAAAAATGTGGCACACGTGCATTGCTCGAGTACCTTAGACTTCATCCAAACATTAAAGCAGCAGGACCGGAACCGCATTTCTTTGACAGATATTATCACATGGGCCTCGAGTGGTACAG ACAAAAAATGCCAAGGTCAGGTGTAGACCAATTAACAATTGAAAAGACGCCCAGGTACTTTGTCACAGAGGTAGTACCAGAAAGGATCTATAACATGTCTAAAACTATCAAACTCATACTTGTGGTGAGAAATCCAGTAACACGTGCACTATCGGATTTCACTCAAGCTGTTAGCAAAGGAGAATATAATAGCAGCGTAACATTCCAAAGCAGGGCTATTCGCCGTGACGGCGCCATTAACATCAAGTGGTCTGCAGTCAACATTGGTCTTTATGCTTATCATTTAAAACGTTGGTTAGATATTTTTCCTTTGGAAAGTATACATGTGGTAGACGGTGAAAATTTAATCCGAAACCCAGTTCAGGAATTAAATGTGGTGCAAAATTTCTTAGGTATAGACATACAAATTCCAGCAGAAATCATTTATATGAATGCTACCAAGGGCTTTCCATGTATCCTACAGCAACAAAAGACACCCCCTTTTAGATGTTTCCGAAGTTCCAAAGGGAGACAACATTCTTATGCTGATAAGAAGACTCTAACATTGTTGCGTAATTTTTATGAACCATATAATATTGACTTCTATCGAATGATAAAAAGGCAGTTTTTCTGGTAA